One stretch of Gemmatimonadota bacterium DNA includes these proteins:
- a CDS encoding Gfo/Idh/MocA family oxidoreductase: MGIAEKLNVGIVGAAGRGGSFRVAFEAHETARIHAVCDIREEELDAAAERLGASEKYADYETMLARSELDAVVIGTPMHFHAQQAIEALHRNIHVLSEVTAGVSVEECRALVHAATSSKALYMMAENYTYTRPNVLVKELVRRGLFGDVYYGEGEYLHELKALNEITKWRRKWQTGIDGVTYCTHSLGPLLQWMPGDRVARVCCAGSGHHYTDPRGDQYENQDSCVMLCQMASGGLVKIRVDMLSERPHATGNFQLQGTKGCYESARERGGVNRIWLEDICGEKNEWIDLTDLEEDYLPDMWRDPSEAALKAGHGGGDYFEIMDFIQSINGEIACPIGIHEAMDMTLPGLISQQSIVQDGAWLYVPDSRTWAKE; the protein is encoded by the coding sequence ATGGGCATTGCTGAAAAATTAAACGTGGGCATTGTGGGGGCTGCCGGGCGTGGGGGCAGTTTTCGAGTCGCTTTTGAAGCACATGAAACAGCCCGCATTCACGCGGTATGCGATATACGCGAAGAGGAACTCGACGCTGCTGCTGAACGATTGGGAGCCTCTGAAAAATACGCGGACTACGAAACCATGCTCGCGCGCTCTGAACTCGATGCAGTCGTCATCGGCACGCCCATGCATTTTCACGCTCAGCAAGCAATTGAGGCACTGCATCGCAACATCCACGTCTTGAGCGAAGTCACAGCCGGGGTCTCCGTGGAGGAATGCCGCGCCCTGGTACACGCCGCTACATCGTCAAAAGCACTCTATATGATGGCAGAAAATTACACCTACACCCGCCCCAATGTACTGGTAAAAGAACTCGTGCGGCGGGGTTTGTTCGGCGATGTATATTACGGAGAAGGAGAGTATTTGCACGAATTAAAAGCCCTGAATGAAATCACAAAATGGCGGCGCAAGTGGCAAACGGGCATCGATGGTGTCACCTATTGCACGCACAGCCTGGGGCCTCTCTTGCAATGGATGCCGGGAGACCGCGTGGCGCGCGTGTGTTGTGCGGGCAGCGGACACCATTACACAGACCCGCGGGGAGACCAGTATGAAAATCAAGATTCGTGCGTCATGTTGTGCCAGATGGCGAGCGGCGGGCTGGTAAAAATCCGGGTAGATATGCTATCGGAACGCCCCCACGCAACCGGCAATTTTCAACTGCAAGGGACAAAAGGGTGTTACGAATCGGCGCGAGAGCGCGGCGGTGTCAATCGCATATGGCTTGAAGATATCTGCGGCGAAAAAAATGAATGGATAGATCTGACAGATCTGGAAGAAGACTATCTACCCGACATGTGGCGCGACCCCTCTGAAGCGGCATTAAAAGCCGGACACGGCGGGGGTGACTATTTCGAAATCATGGATTTTATTCAAAGCATCAACGGCGAAATCGCCTGTCCAATTGGCATTCACGAAGCCATGGACATGACCTTACCGGGACTAATCAGTCAACAGTCAATTGTGCAAGATGGCGCGTGGCTATACGTACCCGACTCGCGCA